One part of the Halodesulfovibrio sp. MK-HDV genome encodes these proteins:
- the gdhA gene encoding NADP-specific glutamate dehydrogenase: protein MDILDLIKSRDPNEREFHQAVTEVVDSIKPVLDRNPHYRSANILERIVEPERVIMFRVPWVDDDSIVRVNRGFRIEMNSAIGPYKGGLRFHPSVNLGILKFLAFEQVFKNALTSLPMGGGKGGSDFDPKGKSNMEIMRFCQSFMTELSRHIGPNTDVPAGDIGVGAREIGFMFGQYKRIRNEFTGVLTGKGLDWGGSLVRPEATGYGAVYFAAEMLAVDGRTLKDTRSLVSGSGNVAQYSMEKLIELGSIPVTFSDSSGYIYDEKGVDKEKLAFIKELKNVRFGRVSEYAEEYPEAVYVPVDPTADYNPLWDHKADCAFPCATQNEINATDAANLVANGVNVVSEGANMPTMPEGIELFIAEKIMYGPGKAANAGGVSVSGLEMSQNSMRLSWSREEVDDRLRMIMKNIHKRCLDTAEYYGTPRNYVNGANIAGFTKVADAMIDQGVV from the coding sequence ATGGATATTCTCGACCTTATTAAAAGCAGAGATCCTAATGAGCGTGAATTTCATCAAGCGGTGACTGAAGTTGTAGATTCTATCAAGCCTGTCCTTGATCGTAACCCACATTACCGCAGCGCGAATATTCTTGAACGTATTGTTGAACCTGAACGCGTTATTATGTTCCGTGTTCCTTGGGTTGACGATGATAGTATCGTTCGGGTTAACCGCGGGTTCCGTATTGAAATGAACAGTGCCATCGGCCCGTACAAGGGCGGTTTACGGTTTCACCCTTCCGTAAACCTCGGCATTCTCAAGTTTCTCGCTTTTGAACAAGTTTTTAAAAACGCACTTACTAGCCTTCCTATGGGCGGCGGTAAAGGTGGTTCCGACTTTGACCCTAAAGGCAAAAGCAACATGGAGATCATGCGTTTTTGCCAGAGCTTTATGACAGAGCTCTCCCGTCATATAGGCCCTAATACCGACGTACCAGCAGGTGATATCGGCGTAGGCGCTCGCGAAATCGGCTTCATGTTTGGCCAGTACAAACGTATCCGTAACGAGTTTACCGGCGTATTAACCGGTAAAGGTCTGGACTGGGGCGGAAGCCTTGTTCGTCCGGAGGCAACAGGCTACGGCGCAGTTTACTTTGCGGCTGAAATGCTTGCTGTTGACGGTCGTACCCTTAAAGACACACGCAGCCTTGTTTCCGGTTCCGGTAACGTTGCGCAGTACTCAATGGAAAAACTCATTGAGCTTGGCAGCATTCCTGTAACTTTCTCTGATTCCTCAGGCTACATTTATGATGAAAAAGGCGTGGATAAAGAAAAACTCGCATTCATCAAAGAACTCAAAAACGTACGTTTCGGCCGCGTAAGCGAATACGCTGAAGAATACCCTGAAGCAGTGTACGTACCTGTTGATCCTACAGCAGACTACAACCCGCTTTGGGACCACAAAGCAGATTGCGCATTCCCTTGTGCTACACAGAACGAAATTAACGCAACAGATGCTGCTAATCTGGTAGCCAACGGCGTTAATGTTGTTTCTGAAGGTGCAAACATGCCAACTATGCCTGAAGGTATTGAGCTCTTTATTGCAGAAAAAATTATGTACGGCCCGGGTAAAGCAGCAAACGCAGGTGGCGTATCTGTTTCCGGTCTTGAAATGTCTCAGAACTCCATGCGCCTTAGCTGGAGCCGTGAAGAAGTGGATGATCGTCTCCGTATGATCATGAAAAACATCCACAAACGTTGTCTGGATACCGCTGAATACTACGGCACCCCTCGTAACTACGTGAACGGTGCAAACATTGCCGGCTTTACCAAAGTTGCAGACGCCATGATCGATCAGGGTGTTGTGTAG
- a CDS encoding PEP/pyruvate-binding domain-containing protein, protein MALSDFCHRITAENKFTVYHDLMRVKVKHILLVSSPYDAWVMEEDCNLSERLATEYRGLNLSSPPRLTWISAPEEIPPALEARPVDMVILMSGLAEPELINLKQRIDTFVPNLPVVVLTHREIKESARLKRKNLDHCFFWTGDAELLMAIVKLTEDKLNLEADTQEAGIRNIILVEDSPSYISSFLPILYRALVQQAQSVIQEGLNQEHRLLVMRARPKILVAETYEEAMEYFHKYEQYVLGVISDVRYPRNGMVDPSAGVTLLSQIKQERKDIPLLLSSSESVNKWFAQEIPCEFIDKNSPLLLAELHRFVSEHLGFGDFIFRNNSGMEIDRAHTMYQLKLKLEQVPDDVFLTHCLNNDFSRWFFARTETELACVMRPLTAADFGNSVETMRTFVIDQIRQRLHQRQRGIVVSFKENDFDPHTDFLKIGEGSIGGKARSLAFMFRLIEQSSWLNKKYPNIDIVPPKVLSIATEGFDSFLRLNDLGYLADEDFKDEEVVEICLKAKLPDWLQGKLRIFLEKVETPLAVRSSSLLEDAQYQAYAGLYSTVMLTNTHPDIEVRYAELSTAVKKVYASTFFQSPKSFSRRVKLRTDEEKMGVIIQEVIGRRFDDYFYPAISGVAQSKNFYPFGRMKTDDGIASIAMGLGKTVMDGGQVFRFCPKCPHVQPQAANMQELLKNSQSTFYSLYMGDPALAPKAKEQEGALVQRRIYNAEPNGPISYLSSSYLPQEGIIRDTASIPGSSKVLLFAQVLNHGLFPLPEMLKDLLEMAEEAMGGPVELEFCLNMDMDGTNAEFALLQLRPMSSLSGLSTVNITKQELAAAFCYSKHALGNAESNDVYDILFIHPDDFDVAKTMEIKQELLEFNKQMLREERKYILIGPGRWGTSDRWLGVPVTWNDISGVSAIVETFTENLRVEPSQGSHFFHCITTLGINYVMVTNSNEEFIHWEWLANMPVHHKGQFITHIRFESPITIKVDGRTAECAMLRPASQAPDVPII, encoded by the coding sequence ATGGCACTTTCTGATTTCTGTCACAGAATTACGGCTGAAAATAAATTTACTGTATATCACGACCTCATGCGCGTGAAAGTTAAGCACATCCTTCTCGTTTCTTCTCCGTACGATGCGTGGGTTATGGAAGAAGACTGCAATCTTTCTGAACGCCTTGCGACCGAATACCGTGGCTTGAACTTAAGCTCGCCACCGCGTCTTACGTGGATTTCCGCGCCGGAAGAAATTCCACCAGCTCTGGAAGCACGTCCGGTAGACATGGTAATTCTTATGTCCGGACTTGCAGAACCGGAGCTTATCAATCTGAAACAACGTATCGATACATTTGTTCCAAACCTGCCAGTTGTTGTACTCACGCACAGAGAAATTAAAGAGAGCGCACGCCTCAAGCGTAAAAATCTGGATCACTGTTTTTTCTGGACAGGTGATGCAGAGCTTTTAATGGCTATCGTCAAACTGACAGAAGACAAACTGAACCTCGAAGCGGACACACAGGAAGCGGGCATCCGTAATATTATTCTTGTGGAAGATTCCCCGAGTTACATTTCATCTTTTCTTCCTATTCTTTACCGGGCACTGGTTCAGCAAGCACAATCCGTCATTCAGGAAGGGCTTAATCAGGAACACAGGCTGCTGGTCATGCGTGCACGACCAAAAATTCTTGTTGCTGAAACATATGAAGAAGCAATGGAGTACTTCCACAAATACGAACAATACGTGCTTGGTGTTATCTCTGACGTCCGTTATCCACGAAATGGGATGGTTGACCCGTCAGCAGGAGTTACGCTGCTGTCTCAGATTAAACAGGAGCGCAAAGATATTCCGCTTCTGCTATCCAGCAGCGAATCAGTTAATAAATGGTTCGCACAGGAAATTCCCTGCGAATTTATAGATAAAAACTCACCTCTTTTGCTGGCAGAACTGCACAGATTCGTCAGTGAGCATCTTGGCTTCGGCGATTTCATATTCCGCAACAATAGTGGAATGGAAATAGATCGTGCCCACACGATGTACCAACTCAAACTCAAACTGGAACAAGTTCCGGATGATGTTTTTCTTACACACTGCTTGAATAACGATTTTTCCCGTTGGTTTTTTGCCCGTACAGAAACAGAACTGGCCTGTGTCATGCGTCCTCTTACAGCGGCGGACTTCGGAAACAGCGTGGAAACAATGCGAACATTCGTCATCGATCAAATTCGCCAGAGACTCCACCAACGACAACGGGGCATTGTTGTAAGTTTTAAAGAAAACGATTTTGATCCACATACAGATTTCTTAAAAATTGGCGAAGGCTCCATCGGCGGCAAGGCTCGCAGTCTTGCGTTTATGTTCCGCCTTATTGAGCAAAGCAGCTGGTTGAACAAGAAATACCCAAACATCGATATTGTTCCCCCAAAGGTCTTAAGCATTGCCACTGAAGGATTTGACAGCTTTTTGCGCCTGAATGATCTTGGATATTTGGCAGATGAAGATTTTAAAGACGAGGAAGTTGTAGAAATCTGCCTCAAAGCCAAGCTTCCCGACTGGTTGCAGGGAAAGCTCAGAATTTTCTTAGAGAAAGTGGAAACACCGCTTGCTGTGCGATCGTCAAGTTTGCTCGAAGATGCTCAGTATCAGGCGTATGCGGGCTTGTACTCAACGGTTATGCTCACAAATACACATCCAGACATTGAGGTTCGTTACGCAGAGCTTTCAACAGCCGTGAAAAAAGTTTATGCATCGACGTTTTTTCAGTCGCCGAAATCTTTTTCACGAAGAGTAAAACTCCGTACTGATGAAGAAAAAATGGGCGTAATTATTCAGGAAGTTATCGGTAGGCGATTTGATGACTATTTCTATCCGGCAATTTCCGGCGTGGCTCAGTCTAAAAACTTCTATCCGTTTGGCAGAATGAAAACAGACGACGGAATCGCGTCTATTGCTATGGGACTTGGTAAAACCGTCATGGACGGCGGGCAGGTGTTCAGATTCTGCCCTAAATGTCCTCATGTTCAACCGCAAGCCGCCAATATGCAGGAGCTGCTCAAGAATTCGCAAAGCACATTCTACAGTCTTTACATGGGAGATCCTGCCCTTGCGCCTAAGGCAAAAGAACAAGAGGGCGCTCTTGTGCAACGCAGAATCTACAACGCAGAGCCTAACGGACCAATTTCGTATCTTTCAAGCAGCTACCTTCCGCAGGAAGGAATTATTCGGGACACAGCCTCTATTCCGGGCAGTTCTAAAGTTCTGCTCTTTGCACAGGTGCTGAATCACGGACTCTTCCCGCTTCCAGAAATGCTGAAGGATCTGCTCGAAATGGCTGAAGAGGCAATGGGCGGACCTGTTGAGCTTGAATTTTGTTTGAATATGGACATGGACGGCACCAATGCAGAGTTTGCCTTGCTGCAACTACGCCCAATGAGTTCACTGTCTGGGCTCTCAACAGTAAATATAACCAAACAAGAACTTGCTGCTGCCTTCTGTTATTCAAAGCATGCGCTGGGTAATGCGGAAAGCAACGATGTATATGACATACTCTTTATTCATCCAGATGATTTTGATGTCGCAAAAACTATGGAAATTAAGCAAGAACTTTTAGAATTCAATAAGCAAATGCTTCGCGAAGAACGTAAGTACATCCTTATTGGTCCCGGTCGTTGGGGCACATCCGACCGCTGGCTGGGTGTACCAGTCACATGGAACGATATTTCCGGCGTATCCGCCATAGTGGAAACCTTTACGGAGAACCTACGTGTTGAGCCGTCTCAGGGCTCACATTTCTTCCATTGCATCACAACACTGGGCATTAACTACGTTATGGTAACCAACTCCAATGAGGAATTTATCCATTGGGAATGGCTGGCAAACATGCCGGTGCACCACAAAGGGCAGTTTATAACGCACATACGGTTTGAGTCTCCAATCACTATTAAAGTGGACGGCAGAACTGCAGAATGCGCAATGCTGAGACCAGCATCACAGGCTCCCG
- a CDS encoding YccF domain-containing protein: MLKIIMNVLWLFLGGVGMALGWFIAGLIMIISIVGIPWARSCFVIGMFTLWPFGKDVVNRVDVTGEHDIGTGCLGLIGNIIWFIFGGLWLALGHLFFALLNFITIIGIPFGFQHLKLAVICLAPIGKTVVDDPNSLLNR; encoded by the coding sequence ATGCTAAAAATTATTATGAACGTCCTCTGGTTGTTTCTTGGAGGAGTGGGAATGGCTTTGGGATGGTTTATTGCCGGACTAATCATGATTATTTCCATTGTCGGCATTCCCTGGGCGCGTTCCTGTTTTGTGATCGGGATGTTTACCTTGTGGCCATTCGGAAAAGACGTTGTGAACAGAGTAGATGTTACCGGTGAGCACGACATTGGAACTGGCTGTTTAGGGCTGATAGGTAACATTATCTGGTTCATTTTCGGCGGCCTCTGGCTTGCACTTGGGCATCTGTTTTTCGCACTGCTCAACTTTATTACCATAATTGGCATTCCGTTCGGCTTCCAGCATCTCAAGCTTGCAGTAATTTGCCTTGCACCTATCGGAAAAACCGTTGTTGATGATCCGAATTCATTGCTTAATCGTTAA
- a CDS encoding YibE/F family protein, producing the protein MSKLKLAVETILILGIAFLLFFTGHNWMKAEISDNVHELSGTVISVDNSEIIQAGAGAVGIQTALVVLGEGKWKGEQVSAINHLNGQLDMDEIYSAGDKILLAIQIDNQQVTYAKAINKYRQNWELALFALFAVALVLYSQFIGLKALFSFVASLGLLWCYYIPNLLNGADPLPLSLSVLVLLSMVIILTVAGVTRHGIAAFLGTVSGLGVTLGLTLFFGEKLHLGGMTAPFAQTLLMQGNFGLNLQHIFYSAVLLGASGAAMDIAMDVSVSMNEIKIKRPDIEMRDLIQSGFNVGRMVIGTMATTLLLAYSGGYLTMLMVFVSQGTSFTRIVNMKLVAAEIFRILIGSIGLLMVAPVTAIIAGILLSVYAEEKQLSKGDELSPTGRRVSPPAPPQGDASP; encoded by the coding sequence ATGTCGAAGCTAAAACTAGCGGTAGAAACAATACTCATTTTAGGGATTGCCTTTCTCCTCTTCTTCACCGGTCATAACTGGATGAAAGCAGAGATCTCCGACAACGTGCATGAACTCTCTGGAACAGTTATTTCGGTAGACAACAGCGAAATAATACAAGCTGGAGCCGGTGCTGTAGGGATTCAAACAGCGCTCGTTGTGTTGGGTGAAGGGAAATGGAAGGGTGAGCAAGTTTCGGCAATCAATCATCTGAATGGTCAATTGGATATGGATGAAATATATTCCGCCGGTGACAAAATTTTACTCGCCATCCAGATAGACAACCAGCAAGTCACCTACGCCAAAGCAATCAACAAGTACCGCCAGAACTGGGAACTTGCCCTCTTTGCCCTCTTTGCTGTTGCACTCGTACTGTATTCACAGTTTATCGGTCTCAAGGCGCTATTTTCGTTCGTGGCGTCACTGGGGCTACTCTGGTGCTACTACATACCGAACCTATTAAACGGTGCAGATCCGCTTCCGCTAAGTTTAAGCGTTCTAGTCCTGCTCTCAATGGTCATCATCCTCACAGTTGCAGGAGTAACCCGCCACGGCATTGCAGCCTTTCTCGGCACTGTGAGCGGACTTGGCGTAACACTCGGACTGACACTCTTTTTCGGTGAAAAACTTCATCTCGGCGGCATGACCGCGCCATTCGCACAAACATTACTTATGCAGGGCAACTTCGGTCTTAATCTACAGCATATTTTCTATTCAGCCGTCCTACTCGGTGCATCCGGTGCAGCCATGGATATTGCCATGGACGTCAGTGTTTCCATGAACGAAATCAAGATCAAACGTCCAGATATTGAAATGCGCGACCTCATTCAGTCCGGTTTCAACGTCGGGCGTATGGTCATCGGAACCATGGCAACAACACTGCTACTTGCCTACTCCGGCGGCTACCTGACCATGCTCATGGTGTTTGTTTCGCAAGGAACAAGCTTTACCCGCATAGTAAACATGAAGCTGGTCGCGGCAGAAATTTTTAGAATCCTCATAGGAAGCATCGGGCTGCTCATGGTCGCACCAGTAACGGCGATTATCGCTGGCATACTACTAAGCGTCTATGCAGAAGAAAAACAACTTAGCAAAGGCGACGAGTTGTCTCCGACGGGCAGGCGGGTTTCACCCCCTGCACCCCCACAAGGGGACGCGTCCCCTTGA